The genome window CTGTCCCTGTCCCGTTCCCTCCCTAGTGCCAACTGGTTACCCTGCTGGATGACAATAGCCTGCACCTGTGGAGCCTGAAGGTCAAAGGCGGGGTGTCAGAGCTGCAGGAAGATGAGAGTTTCATGCTGCGTGGCCCCCCAGGGTAAGGACTTGgttcccttcctctcccagccAGCCTGACCCATGCACCCAAATCCAGGGTGAGGTCACCCTTTGAAGGTCCTGTGGAGCCCTTGGTGGCCTTGGCAGTTTGAGCCAATGCTTGTCCACCTGCAGGTGCTCTGGGAGGAGTGGGCAGGGCCACAGCCTGCCTCCTTCCAACCCCACAGGAGGCTCGGAGGGATTATTTTCTGCCTCCTAGCCCAAGTGGGCTGCCCTCCGTCTCCTGTCTTGGCAGAAAGTAACCTTGTGTTTGTCCTGATCCGACACCACTGGACCCTGTTAGAGAGTGCACAGGCCTGCTTTTCCTAGGCATGTCTTCCCTGGGGCCAGTGCGGGCAGCCAGCAGCCAGGGGATGCTATCCACAGGCTCTCCCCTGCCTGGGCAGCAGCCAGCTCATAGGCAGCCATTCCCATCTGCAGGGCTGCCCCCAGTGCCACACAGATCACTGTGGTCCTGCCACATTCCTCTCAAGAGCTACTTTACCTGGGCACGGAAAGTGGCAACGTGTTTGTGGTACAGCTGCCAGCCTTCCACACACTGGAGGACCAGACCATCAGCTCGGACGCCGTGCTGCAGCGGTGAGCCCAGAGACCCTGCTGCCGTTAGGGATCTGTGCCCTCGGGTGGGGCGTGGCTCTCTCCCTTTGGTCCCAGTAGGGTCCCAGGAGCTAATGCTTTCTTTCCTGGTAAGTCTGGAGGGACGGAGGAGAGATTCTCAGCTCCCCATCCATCCCCCAAATTGAGACTCTCACCCCGTAATGTGTCAGCATCAAAGCACTAAAAGGGGCCTTGAAGGCAGCCTGTCTctcatttaaagatgaggaaaaagaggCCTTAAAAAGATTGTGTGATATCACCAACTTTTAGTCCAGCATTCTTTTTACTGACACCATGTATCTGAAAACCCCAGGGACTCTGCAGTGGGACAGTTGGGGTCCAAACCTCCCTGCGTAAGGCAGGGAAGCTTCTGCTGATATTTATGCTTTGGAGTCTGTGCTAAGTTTCTGTTCGCCCACAGGCTCCATGGCCACAAATCCTGCCAGCCCCAACTCTGTAGGTTTCTTCAGGCCTTTTTGGAAACTTTATTCCTTGACAGTGGTAGACAGGGAGCCAGATGAGGTCTGGGTGTGGAGGAGTGGATAGGACCCAGAAAGAGAGGAGGTGAGAGTTGGTTGGGTGGGATGTTCTGCGGTTCTGAGGAACAGAGCAGGAGCCAGGGTCCGGACCTGTGGAGCTGCTTCAGGCTCAAGCTGGCGGGCCCTGCTCCTGAAAAAAACAGGCTACTAACACATTCACAGCCATCAGGCCCCCAGTCTCAGGCCCAGCTGTCCAGCGCCGAGCATTGCTGGGCTGAAGGATTCCTGCTTGGGGCTGGGTCCCTCTGAGTGCAAACCTCTTGTCTTTCCTGCTTGGCAGGGTAGTATCAGAGCAGCATGACCATGATCAGAACAGGACTGTTTTCAGGATAGCAAGCACAGCTGGCTCTAGGCTGGGCACCCAGTCTGTGGGCAGGACAGTGGGAGGGCCTGCCGGTGCCCACCTCACTCCATGCTGGTGGGAACCTAGTTAGGGAGGGACCTTCCTCTGGGCCATGCCTATCCCACTGCGCTTTCCTGGTCTGAGTGCCCTGGGAACCCCTCCTACCATACTAAATCCTTGTTCTAAATGTAGAGAGGTTTGGTTTGGGGCATAGAAATACCCTCAGGATCCAGGCCGTTTGCATTTCCTCCTTGCCACCCCCAGTGTGGGCTCTTGGTCCCATGCCTGCCTGTCACAGTCTTCTGTCACATTAGCATTCCAGGCCCAGAGAAGGAGGCGAGGGTCAAAGCTTAAGGCCAAGCCAACTAATAGAATTTCactttgtgtgttttaaaaagttttttattacaaaataccACCTCCTTACAGAAATGCCCTAAGTATGAATATACAGTTTAACAGATCCTTGTAAGCTCCCCTTCAACTACCATCAGGAAAATAGAACTTTGCCAGCTCCCCAGGACCCTGTGTGCCCTTCCCAGTCatgactccctccctcccctagAGGTAACCGTGACATTGACTTTTCTAGAAATCGCTTTCTTGCCGTTCCTTCTAGCTGTGCCGTGTGCATTTGCATTGTGTGTGGTTTTTATCTATCACTGCCTTGCTCCGTGCACTGCTTCTCTCTCCCCTTGGTGGTTTGTCCTTGCAGTCTTTCCATGCTGGCCCACTCAGTGCCCACTGCTGCTCAGAATGCTGCGTGTGGCTGTGCTGTGCTTGGCCGTGCCCCGCCGGTGGTCAGCCGCGTGGGCTCATGGCACTCCCCTTGTCCAGGTTGCCGGAGGAGGCCCGCCATCGGCGGGTGTTTGAAATGGTGGAGGCCCTGCAGGAGCACCCCCAAAACCCCACCCAGGTCCTCATCGGCTACAGCCGGGGCCTCGTCGTTGTCTGGGACCTGCAGGGCAGGCGTGTGCTCTGCCATTTCCTCAGCAGCCAGGTAGGCGGTGGCTGGGATGGGGGCAGGCACCACGTGGCTCTCCCAGACTGCACACATCACCTACAGCCCTGGCGGAGGTGCAGGGGTGCAGGGATGGGGTCGTTGGGACCGCCGCCCTGACTTCAGCCTGCGCACTctgctctccctctcctctgaAGCAACTGGAGAATGTCTGCTGGCAGCGGGACGGCCGCCTGATTGTCAGCTGCCATTCCGACGGCAGCTATTGTCAGTGGCCCGTGTCCAGCGACACCCAGCAGCCAGAGCCCCTGCGCAACTGCATGCCTTATGGTCAGTGGTGCCCCCACCAAGCACAGGGCCTGGTCCTGCCCTGTCACTTGGGACCATCTTTCAGTCAGCAAAGCATCCTCTCTTGCCAGTCCATTTTGCCTGCATGCAGGGGTGGGTACCCAGCTCACAGAGGCAAAacctggggcccagagaggtgcAGGCCttgtccaaagccacacagcaggTTGTCTGATACCCACTGTGGCTCTCTTAGTGAACTGCTCAGAACAAGACCCCCAAGCAGAGGTCCACTCGGTGGGTGCGGGTGTGAGGGATTTGTGCCTGAGTGGACTCACATGCCCCTAACAGTGGGAGGCCCACTCAAgctaattccttttattttaggTCCTTTTCCTTGCAAAGCTATTACCAAAATCTTCTGGCTGACCACCAAGCAGGGGTAGGTATCATGCTCTGTTCCTTTCCAGAGCCTTCCTGGAAGGCTGGAAAGGCTGCTCAGGCCTCTGCTCGGGGGAGGTGGTGCCTAGCGAATGCTTCTGAGCCCCATGTCAGGGTCTCGGACTACAGGGAGACGAGGCCATTTGTACCTCTCATGGCTAATTCCTGACAAAATATTCCCAGtctttccctcccaccctcccagagAGAGGTTTCAGACTCTGTTTTAATAACAGGCCTGTTTCTTCAAACAGAATCGTATAGGAAGACCTAGTGTATCAGCAGAAACTAGGGGGGTGCTCTCATTCAAGCAGGGGGCAAGTCTCGTTGCAGACTCAGAAGCCACAGCCTGTGTGCCCCCACCTCACCACCAAGGGCTCCAGGCTGCTGTGGTCAGGAAGAGTTGGGGTCTACCCCACCCCTCCTGGGGACCTCGGGTGAGCGTTCACCCTGAGACTGGCCTCCCTCCCAGGGCTTGCCACTTTGGCTGGCACTGAAAATTCCAAGCTGCCAGTGCATCCCGTGGCTCTCGGGGGTTGTCAggagccccagcccaccccaccccaccttctgTGCCTGTCAGGTTGCCCTTCACCATCTTCCAGGGTGGCATGCCACGGGCCAGCTATGGGGACCGCCACTGCATCTCGGTGGTGCACGACGGCCAGCAGACAGCCTTCGACTTCACCTCCCGTGTCATCGACTTTACTGTCCTCACTGAGGTGGACCCTGCCGCTGGTAGGCGAGCTTCGGGAGTGGGCATGGAGGGCTAGCTGCTGCACGGTGTCGGGGTGCAGGCCTGTCCAGAGATGAAGAGGAGGGGCCTGCCTGGGTGTTCCAACTGCCACACCCTGAATCCCTCAGCCCCACTGCACCCCTTCGTAGTGCCACCGAGGCCAGCAGCTGTAGTCAggccctttctctccctcctgccagcctGTGGCTTCATCCTTTGTCCTTGCCTGGCTCTGATGGGGCTTAGTGAAAAACGGGCAGGTCTGTACCGTGGTTTAACACCCACCCAGCTGAGGCAAGGGGGTCCTGGCTTGGTCCTGGTGAAGCCCGCCATGTGGTGTGGGGCCAGCTCCGAGCCAGCCCCTTGGAGCTCAACCAGGACAGCATAGCCCTGAGTCAACCTCATAAATTGGGTGACAGACGAGACGAGAAAGGGCTGATGTGGAAGCCTGGAAAGGAGGCCTGGTGGGAGAACGGCAGGAGGGTGGGCCTCTCCAAATGCCTGTGACCTGACCAGGCCCTGGGCCTCCAGGTGAGCGGAGCAGGCCTGCTCAGGACACCCTGGGCTACATTCTCCTGGCTTTGCCGCCACAAGGCCATTTGGAGGGGGAGCTCCAAACCTGCTTTCCTCCTTTCTCAGCCTCCTCTCGCCTCGCATCTGACACAGGCTGCTGGGAGCAGGGTCTAGTCTGTGGtcagttcttttggattttcttacATAGGTGatgatgtcatctgtgaacaaagacagtgttatttcttccttcccaatctgtgtTCCTTTCATCTCCTTTTGTTGTCTTACTAAAATATTATCTGTcaataagatttcttttttatcctgTTGATGTGATGGCTTACATTAATTGGCTGTCAAATGTTGAAGCAGCCTTGCAcaccagggataaatcccacttggtcatggcatataattttctttatacattgttAGATTTGGagcttgtttttaaaatgcagattccctggCTTCAACCTTAGAGCTTCAGGTCCCATGGGGCCACACTGGGCAGACTTctcctgcagcccctcacctgtgGCCTGTTACCCCCAGCCTTTGATGAGCCCTGTGCCTTGGTGGTGCTAGCCGAGGAGGAGCTGGTGCTGATTGACCTGCAGACGGCTGGGTGGCCAGTAGTTCAGCCTCCCTACCTGGCCTCCCTGCACTGCTCTGCCATCACCTGCTCCCACCACGTCTCCAACATCCCCCTGAAGCTGTGGGAGCGGATCATCGCCGCTGGCAGCCGGcagaacacacacttctccagcATGGTAGGTCGTGcgcccaccccagccctgcctcagggCTGAGCTCTCCCATGACTTGCCGGTCTCATTCTCTAGGAGTGGCCTATCGATGGTGGCAccagcctggccccagccccaccccagaggGACCTGCTGCTCACAGGGTAGGTAACTTGGAGGGTACTCTCTTTAATAGGATATGCAGAGGGTAGGAGCAGAGCCCAGAGTGGTGCATGCCCCTCCCAGGTACCCTGGCCCTGCACCCCCTTACGGCTGACAGGCAGGCTCTGCCCACAGGCATGAGGATGGCACTGTGCGATTCTGGGATGCCTCTGGTGTCTGCTTGCGGCTACTCTACAAGCTCAGCACGGTGCGAGTGTTTCTCACTGACACAGACCCCAGTGAAAACCTCAGTGCCCAGGGTGAGGACGAATGGCCCCCTCTCCGCAAGGTGAGACCAGGAGCCTAGGAACcctggtgggcagggcaggctgcGGCTGGTGCTTATGACCACTCATGGGCCTCCTCTCCCTTGTCAGGTGGGCTCCTTTGACCCTTACAGTGACGATCCCCGGCTGGGCATCCAGAAAATTTTCCTCTGCAAATACAGTGGTTATCTGGCTGTGGCAGGCACAGCAGGGCAGGTACCAGGCCGGGCTGAGGGTGGGAGCAGTGGGCAGGAGTGATTAGGTGGCTTCACGCAGCATCCAGGCCCATGAACTTCCTTcgcaggatgggggtgggggcagcagggacaATAAGCAGCTCCCCAAGCGCCCACCAATGGTGTCAGCAAGAGCACCGTCTGTCCTGTGGCTCCAGGCTTCCCCAGTGCATAGAGATTGCCTGATCCCAAGACAGGGATGCCTTTGAGGGAGCTGTTGTCCTCTCAAAACCAGAATTAAGGGCTGATGATTGGACAGAGGCTTTTGGACCCTGGCCCTTGGCGTGGGGGCCAGGTCCTTTGCTTCCCCCTTCTCCACCAGCAGGGTCCCTTGGCATGGGGGTTGCCCAGACCATCACTGCCCTTCCTAGGTGCTGGTGCTGGAGCTGAATGACGAGGAGGCAGAGCACGCTGTGGAGCAGGTAGAGGCTGACCTGCTGCAGGACCAGGAGGGCTACCGCTGGAAGGGGCACGAGCGTCTGTGTGCCCGCCCGGTGCCCGTGCACTTTGAGCCTGGCTTCCAGCCTTTTGTGTTGGTGCAGTGCCAGCCCCCGGCTGTGGTCACCTCCTTGGCCCTGCACTCCGAGTGGCGGCTTGTGGCCTTCGGCACAAGTCATGGCTTTGGCCTCTTTGACCACCAGCAGCGGCGGCAGGTTTTCGTCAagtgagcagccctcctggggtGGCCGGGGCCCAGGTCTGGGAGTGGCGCCCGATGAGGACACTCAGGCCCTGGCAGCACTCACAGCCTAACATCCCCTCCAGGTGCACACTGCACCCCAGTGACCAGCTAGCCCTGGAGGGCCCACTGTCCCGTGTGAAGTCCCTAAAGAAGTCCCTGCGCCAGTCCTTCCGCCGAATACGTCGAAGCCGGGTGTCTAGCAGGAAGCGGCGGCCAGCTGGGCCCCCAGGAGAGGTAAGGCCGAGGCCAGCTATGATCCAGAGCAGAGCTCAGAGCAGCCATAAGTGGGTCTGAACTACCTCTTCTGCCCCGGCTTGCTTTGTCTGCAAGCAAGGCTCTGAGCCACACAGTGGAGGCTCACGTCCTGCCCACAACCCACCAACTATGTGGCCTCAGATATGTCACCATTGCTTCTCTGTGTCTTGGCTTCCCCAAGAGTTAAAGGCAATGATTGTAACACCTTGGGGTCAATCCTCAGTAAATATTCCCAGGCAGGTGGTGGCATGAGCTGTGGCCAGTGTTCCCCTGGAAGGATTGGTGGGGAGCAATCCGATGTCTACaccagagggggcagggagagaggggaggcgAGAGCCGCACCTCAGGCCCAGCCCAACCCACAGCAGGTGCAGGAGGGAAGCGCCAGGGCAGAGCGGCCGGGCCTGCAGAACATGGAGCTAGCACCCGTGCAGCGGAAGATCGAGGCCCGCTCAGCAGAGGACTCCTTCACTGGCTTTGTCCGGACCCTCTACTTTGCTGACACCTACCTGAGAGACAGTGAGTGCTTAGGCAGAGGTCTGCCTGACTGGTGGTGCTATTAAAAGGGGTTCCCTTTGCCGGCAGGGGGAGACTGGAGCCCcgcctgcctccttccctccccttcccggGTCTCCAAGTCAGGTTGCCCGGCTTTCACATCTAGGCTCGACAGTCCTCCAGAAGTGCGGCCTTGGACACGTCACCTTGCCTTTCTGGGTCTCAGCTTCTCCCCCTGTAAAACGGGGGACTGTCTTCCTGCCAGAGTGCTGTGAGGGTTGGTGCCTGCTGGTACCCAGTGGGCCCTGCAGAAGCTCTCTGGCTGCTCACCCCTGCTGCACTCCTGCCAGGGCAAGGGTGCATGGTCGGGGGCTGTCTGCAGCTGTCCTGGGTTTGGGATCATTCATGCTTGGGGCTCTTGGTTGTCAGTGTTCCCAGCCTTTCCTGTCTACACCCCAGGAGGCAGGTAGCACCCACAGCACTCTATTTGGTATAGGAGGATGCTAAGGCTTATGAGGTTTGCTGACTTGACCCTAGAGTCACACAGGACTTGAGTAGCAAGGCCAGGATTTAAGTCCAGGTCACCTGGCTTCACCTGACCCTCAGAGCCAGGGGTTAGATATAAGCCTTTGCTTCCTGGCAGGCTCCCGCCACTGTCCCTCGCTGTGGGCCGGCACCAATGGGGGCACTGTCTACGCCTTCGCCCTGCGTGTGCCCCCTGCTGAGCGGAGAATGGATGAGCTGGTTCGGGCAGAGCAGGGTGAGTGCTAGGCAGGGGGAGAGCAGAGGATGCTTGCTCACCtaggctgggggcagggtggtGTCTTCAGCCTCGCCGCCTGCCTGACCACCAGCTGCCTCCTTCCTGGTAGCTAAGGAGATCCAGCTGATGCACCGAGCACCCGTGGTGGGCATCCTGGTGCTGGACGGACATCACGTTCCCCTCCCTGAGCCCCTGGAAGTGGCGCATGACCTGTCGAAGAGCCCGGACATGCAGGGAAGCCACCAGTTGCTCGTTGTGTCAGAGGAGCAGTTCAAGGTGTCTCTTGGGTGAAGGCAGGGTCCCACAGCAATCTCCGGGACATCCAGGGGCTCAGAGTCTGGCACAAATGCCAATGGCTGGGACTCACTTAAAGTTGTATTTTCAGTTGGTATGTGAAGGGGGGCTGTGGAGGCACAGGAAAAGAATGGGGTCTTGGTGGAGTCCCTGGGCCCAGGGTCAGCAGTGGGGACACTGAAGCAGACCTGTGTCTGTGGGAGGGACAGAAAACAGAGACGTGGATATGTGGCCTTGGCATTCCTTGCAGTCCAAGTACACGCTGAGGGAACACCAAGGCTGAGCAGGCTTTGCTGGGAAGCAGGGCCCAGAGGCGGCGCCAGGCAGAGAAACGAGAGGTCCTTGCTTGGCTGGTCAGAGCACTGCACACTGGTCCAGCCGTGGGTGTGACCGGCTGCCCTGTGCTCCCAGGTATTCACACTGCCCAAGGTGAGTGCCAAGCTGAAGCTAAAGCTGACCGCCCTGGAGGGCTCACGGATACGGCGCATCAGCGTGGCCCACTTCGGCAGCTGTCGAGCTGAGGACTATGGGGAGCATCACCTGGCTGTCCTTACCAACTTGGGCGACATCCAGGTGGTCTCGTTGCCCCTGCTCAAGCCCCAGGTGCGTTACAGCTGCATCCGCCGGGAGGATGTCAGTGGCATCGCCTCCTGCGTCTTCACCAAATACGGCCAAGGTACACACGGGCAGGTGCATCTGGGACCTCTGCAGGCAGCACAGGGTGGGGGCTGCCCCTGCATCTCCAGGGCTGCTGGGAAGGGCAGCCAGGGGCGCTGTGGCCAGGGCCAGGCTGGATTGGCCTGAGGGAGAGAGCTGCAAGCGAGGCTCTGGCCCCTGACATCCCCTGGGAGGGAGGCCTGGCTGGCCTCACCTGCAGGCTTCTTCCACCACCCAGGTTTCTACCTGATCTCCCCCTCGGAGTTTGAGCGCTTCTCTCTCTCTACCAAGTGGCTGGTTGAGCCCCGGTGTCTGGTGGATTCAGCAGAAGCCAAGAACCACAGCCACCCCCGCAACAGATCAGGCCATGAGAAGGCTGTGGGCCGTGCCAGGTCTGTAAAAGTGCCTTAGCCCCAGCACTGACCTCCACCAGGCAAACGTGGGGGGCTAGCCAGGGTCCTGCTCCCCTCTGAGCTTAGCCCACCCTCCCAGTCCTGGTTCTTTGCCCCACTTCACATGCCCCTCCCCCTAGGCAAGCTGCCATCCAGGGCAGGGCTTGGTTTACCTCCTGGGGGCCCTTGCTCAGGGCAGGCCAGGCCAGTTGGCCTCATTCTTCATGCGACCAGGGCTTTCTGAGCCAGCTGGCGAGCCTGCTGGCCCCCCGGTCCTCACCATCTCTCTTCCCACAGGATCTCAGGGAGCCAGAGTGGTGGAGAGGGTAAGGCAGGCCTCTGGGGCCGGGGACGCGTGGGGGCAGAGGCGTGGCGAGCACACCTGGgactgggaggtggggaaggggcctCAGGCGAGCAGGTGGCGCTCAGGTTGGGAGCAGAAGCAGCATCCCTTGTGTCCTGGACAAGGACGGATCTGGGGCAGAGGGCCCAGGGCTCGCCTGACCTGGCTTCTACCCTCCAGAGAGGAGGCCTGGCCTCGTGATGGAGCATGCTCTGCTGAGTGATGAGAGTGAGTCCGGGCGGGAGTTGGTGGGCTGGTGCGCGGGCTGCTCCCGGAGGAGGCTTGGAAGGCCAGGGGGGCACTGAGGACCACTTCCCTGAAGGGCAGACCCCCCCAGCACCACATCAGTAAAAGGGGGAGAGAGGCTTGTGTCTGGCCCAGCACCCCCCCCATCCTCACCAAGCCCCTggtccccacccctgcctgcagAGGTCCTGACAGCCATCCAGAGCACGCTGGAGGGGGGCCGACGGTGAGTTACTGCTCAGGTATATGGGGGTGGGGCAAGGCACCAGGGGGGCTCTGGGAATGGGGGTCCTCGTCTGCCTGCCCTGAGTACCCATGGATAGTGACTGCCCTGCCCTTGCCCACAGGAGCTCTGGTGATTGGCATTCTCAGCGACTGGCCATGGGGTACAGCCTCAGCAATGGGGCAGGTAGGGGCTTCTGGGCACTgctgtggggttggggggcagcggGGAGGGTGTGTTCCTGGGGAGGAATAGGAGGAAgaacccccacctccctccccagggccctgcagaCCTTTGGATCCATTCTAGCCCTGACACATGGGCCTGCTCGTCCTGAAAACCCATGTCTGGTCTCAGGGCGGGTGGCCGAGGCCCCTTCCTGCCAAGGATGCTCCCGAGTTGCTGTCACTCCCTTCACAGCAGACTGAGCGGGATGCACACCCAGGCTGCACGATGAACACACACTACTGAGGGCTCCTCCCTGGGGCACTGTTCACCTGGGGAGGCCTGTGCTGGGGAGCCGGgagcacccccagcccccaccctgctgctgctcctggccTCAGGACAGGAGGagccccagagccctggggctgagCCTCCCTGTATCTCATCTGTCTCGGTCCCTTTGTCAATGTTGCACATTTTTTATCCCCTCCTCCCTTTTTGTAGGCTgggttttaaattataaaatgtaactGTCTCTGggtgaaaaagaatttttaataaataccttATTACCTCTTCACTGGACTGGTCCAGTAATTTTAATTTGTCAGAAGTGTCCACATAAATGAACATGATCATTAGCTGGCTCCTTGCCTTTTTCCCTGGCGTCCACCCGCTGGACCAGGCTGGTGCCCAGGAAAACCTGTTTTTTTAAGCCATCTGAATCAGAGCCAACTGTACTTGGCGGTACCTGAGCGCCGCACGCCTTCATCTCGGGAATAAATAGTGAGAGTTGACCATCCGGAATCTGCTTCCCTGGGACGGGGGCAGAGGGAGTCCCCTTCTTGCTCCTGGTGGCCCTTTTTTGCTGTCAGAAGGGAAAGATACCCATGGTATCTCAGGCCTGGTGGCTTCTTCCAGGCCTCGGGGAAGGACTTGGAGGACATGGAGGTGAAAGGTCTTACCCCCGGGCAAGTGGCCAGATGAGACAGCTGTTAGGTCCTTACAAGCCAGGGGTGTAATTCTACTTGGGCTGTGTCTCACTCATCTCCGTCGATATCCTCCTGTGTGCCGGGCACTTGGGGCTCAGAGCCGGCCCCTGCAGTGTGGTCCCCACCTCACGGGGCTCACAGCCCTTACAAGTGTGGGAAGTGTCAGGATGAAGGGCCTGGGAGAAACGCTGCTGCAGGGGCGAAGTTTCCCTGTCTCGGGAGAGATGACCAGGAGCCTGCTGGACGGAAGGCACGGGGGTGGGCAGACCGTTCTGCACAGAGGATGGGGGATGGCAGCCTGTGAGGAACTGGGCTGCTTCCGTGGGAACGAGTGAGAGCCGAGGGCGGCTGGTAGGAAGTGTGCTGCAGCGAGGCcgcccagggccagggccagacaCAGGACCCGTAGCGCCCTGGGAAGAGGGTTCTGCTGAATGTACCGCAGCCCACCCTGCCCTGAACAGCAGAAGGGCCTTTCGGGAGGACACCAATTCACTCACAGCGGAGGAGCAGAGGCCCTGGTCCCGGGATGGATGTGCTGTGGGAGCGCCCTACCCACCTGCCCTCCAGCTGAGCATGTCAGCTTGAGTCTCTGGGGAGGAACAGTCCCTCAAAGGGAAGAGGAGTGCTATCCCTGGAAGAGGTGGAGAAGGGACACTGGGCGGGGAGAAAGAGCCCCAGATGAGGGGCTGTGCACTCACCCTGCTGGACACTGAGGCAATGGAAGCATCTGAAGGACTTTAAGCAGGGAAATTCTATGAGATTTATTCCTCTCGAGACCACTACATTTTAAATCCCAGCAAACTGCACTCGTGTGACCTCAGTAAAATAACAACCTGCTCTACATCAGTTTCTTCTGGGAAATGGGATGACAACAGTGTCCCCTCACCATCTATTGTGAGTTTACATCAGTCCACAAGGTTAATGGGTCAATGACCAGGGTCAGGAGAACACATTAGAGTTTGATTACAGGAagtctttattgttattattaaaaaaaatcaagctttaCTGTTTATACTTTGGGTTAGCACTGGGGTCCTCTGTCGGTAGGTCAGAAGACCATGCACCAAAAGTGAGTGCCAAGGAAGGATGGGAACCCCACATGCCAGAGGACAGCCTCCCACCCCGGCCTGTGGAGACGTGTGGTGTTTTGACTGTCAGTTTAAGGGGCCTGCAGTTGATTTACCCAAGTTAACTCACAAATGGACATGTAGCATAAA of Manis javanica isolate MJ-LG chromosome 4, MJ_LKY, whole genome shotgun sequence contains these proteins:
- the LLGL2 gene encoding LLGL scribble cell polarity complex component 2 isoform X4; translated protein: MRRFLRSGHDPARERLKRDLFQFNKTVEHGFPHQPSALGYSPSLRILAIGTRSGAVKLYGAPGVEFMGLHRENNAVVQVHFLPGQCQLVTLLDDNSLHLWSLKVKGGVSELQEDESFMLRGPPGAAPSATQITVVLPHSSQELLYLGTESGNVFVVQLPAFHTLEDQTISSDAVLQRLPEEARHRRVFEMVEALQEHPQNPTQVLIGYSRGLVVVWDLQGRRVLCHFLSSQQLENVCWQRDGRLIVSCHSDGSYCQWPVSSDTQQPEPLRNCMPYGPFPCKAITKIFWLTTKQGLPFTIFQGGMPRASYGDRHCISVVHDGQQTAFDFTSRVIDFTVLTEVDPAAAFDEPCALVVLAEEELVLIDLQTAGWPVVQPPYLASLHCSAITCSHHVSNIPLKLWERIIAAGSRQNTHFSSMEWPIDGGTSLAPAPPQRDLLLTGHEDGTVRFWDASGVCLRLLYKLSTVRVFLTDTDPSENLSAQGEDEWPPLRKVGSFDPYSDDPRLGIQKIFLCKYSGYLAVAGTAGQVLVLELNDEEAEHAVEQVEADLLQDQEGYRWKGHERLCARPVPVHFEPGFQPFVLVQCQPPAVVTSLALHSEWRLVAFGTSHGFGLFDHQQRRQVFVKCTLHPSDQLALEGPLSRVKSLKKSLRQSFRRIRRSRVSSRKRRPAGPPGEQVQEGSARAERPGLQNMELAPVQRKIEARSAEDSFTGFVRTLYFADTYLRDSSRHCPSLWAGTNGGTVYAFALRVPPAERRMDELVRAEQAKEIQLMHRAPVVGILVLDGHHVPLPEPLEVAHDLSKSPDMQGSHQLLVVSEEQFKVFTLPKVSAKLKLKLTALEGSRIRRISVAHFGSCRAEDYGEHHLAVLTNLGDIQVVSLPLLKPQVRYSCIRREDVSGIASCVFTKYGQGFYLISPSEFERFSLSTKWLVEPRCLVDSAEAKNHSHPRNRSGHEKAVGRARISGSQSGGEERRPGLVMEHALLSDEKVLTAIQSTLEGGRRSSGDWHSQRLAMGYSLSNGAD
- the LLGL2 gene encoding LLGL scribble cell polarity complex component 2 isoform X5 produces the protein MRRFLRSGHDPARERLKRDLFQFNKTVEHGFPHQPSALGYSPSLRILAIGTRSGAVKLYGAPGVEFMGLHRENNAVVQVHFLPGQCQLVTLLDDNSLHLWSLKVKGGVSELQEDESFMLRGPPGAAPSATQITVVLPHSSQELLYLGTESGNVFVVQLPAFHTLEDQTISSDAVLQRLPEEARHRRVFEMVEALQEHPQNPTQVLIGYSRGLVVVWDLQGRRVLCHFLSSQQLENVCWQRDGRLIVSCHSDGSYCQWPVSSDTQQPEPLRNCMPYGPFPCKAITKIFWLTTKQGLPFTIFQGGMPRASYGDRHCISVVHDGQQTAFDFTSRVIDFTVLTEVDPAAAFDEPCALVVLAEEELVLIDLQTAGWPVVQPPYLASLHCSAITCSHHVSNIPLKLWERIIAAGSRQNTHFSSMEWPIDGGTSLAPAPPQRDLLLTGHEDGTVRFWDASGVCLRLLYKLSTVRVFLTDTDPSENLSAQGEDEWPPLRKVGSFDPYSDDPRLGIQKIFLCKYSGYLAVAGTAGQVLVLELNDEEAEHAVEQVEADLLQDQEGYRWKGHERLCARPVPVHFEPGFQPFVLVQCQPPAVVTSLALHSEWRLVAFGTSHGFGLFDHQQRRQVFVKCTLHPSDQLALEGPLSRVKSLKKSLRQSFRRIRRSRVSSRKRRPAGPPGEQVQEGSARAERPGLQNMELAPVQRKIEARSAEDSFTGFVRTLYFADTYLRDSSRHCPSLWAGTNGGTVYAFALRVPPAERRMDELVRAEQAKEIQLMHRAPVVGILVLDGHHVPLPEPLEVAHDLSKSPDMQGSHQLLVVSEEQFKVFTLPKVSAKLKLKLTALEGSRIRRISVAHFGSCRAEDYGEHHLAVLTNLGDIQVVSLPLLKPQVRYSCIRREDVSGIASCVFTKYGQGFYLISPSEFERFSLSTKWLVEPRCLVDSAEAKNHSHPRNRSGHEKAVGRARISGSQSGGEERRPGLVMEHALLSDEKVLTAIQSTLEGGRRSSGDWHSQRLAMGYSLSNGAGRVAEAPSCQGCSRVAVTPFTAD
- the LLGL2 gene encoding LLGL scribble cell polarity complex component 2 isoform X3, yielding MRRFLRSGHDPARERLKRDLFQFNKTVEHGFPHQPSALGYSPSLRILAIGTRSGAVKLYGAPGVEFMGLHRENNAVVQVHFLPGQCQLVTLLDDNSLHLWSLKVKGGVSELQEDESFMLRGPPGAAPSATQITVVLPHSSQELLYLGTESGNVFVVQLPAFHTLEDQTISSDAVLQRLPEEARHRRVFEMVEALQEHPQNPTQVLIGYSRGLVVVWDLQGRRVLCHFLSSQQLENVCWQRDGRLIVSCHSDGSYCQWPVSSDTQQPEPLRNCMPYGPFPCKAITKIFWLTTKQGLPFTIFQGGMPRASYGDRHCISVVHDGQQTAFDFTSRVIDFTVLTEVDPAAAFDEPCALVVLAEEELVLIDLQTAGWPVVQPPYLASLHCSAITCSHHVSNIPLKLWERIIAAGSRQNTHFSSMEWPIDGGTSLAPAPPQRDLLLTGHEDGTVRFWDASGVCLRLLYKLSTVRVFLTDTDPSENLSAQGEDEWPPLRKVGSFDPYSDDPRLGIQKIFLCKYSGYLAVAGTAGQVLVLELNDEEAEHAVEQVEADLLQDQEGYRWKGHERLCARPVPVHFEPGFQPFVLVQCQPPAVVTSLALHSEWRLVAFGTSHGFGLFDHQQRRQVFVKCTLHPSDQLALEGPLSRVKSLKKSLRQSFRRIRRSRVSSRKRRPAGPPGEQVQEGSARAERPGLQNMELAPVQRKIEARSAEDSFTGFVRTLYFADTYLRDSSRHCPSLWAGTNGGTVYAFALRVPPAERRMDELVRAEQAKEIQLMHRAPVVGILVLDGHHVPLPEPLEVAHDLSKSPDMQGSHQLLVVSEEQFKVFTLPKVSAKLKLKLTALEGSRIRRISVAHFGSCRAEDYGEHHLAVLTNLGDIQVVSLPLLKPQVRYSCIRREDVSGIASCVFTKYGQGFYLISPSEFERFSLSTKWLVEPRCLVDSAEAKNHSHPRNRSGHEKAVGRARISGSQSGGEERRPGLVMEHALLSDEKVLTAIQSTLEGGRRSSGDWHSQRLAMGYSLSNGAAD